The Euphorbia lathyris chromosome 8, ddEupLath1.1, whole genome shotgun sequence genome has a window encoding:
- the LOC136204176 gene encoding NDR1/HIN1-like protein 13, whose product MSDRVFPSSKPAANGAAVANGANPPPPPAKSHLYNPTARAPYRPQPHNRRRHSRSGRSICCCCCFWSVLILLLLLLVAAIAGTAVYILYRPHRPQFSIPSLRIHRLNLTTSADSSSSHLSTLVNFTVISKNPNSHLTFFYDSFTMSSYSNGVFLGNGTLPAHSLRKKNQTSFRNVVVSGSNDLDAESVNSLRSDLKKKKSGAAVTLKIQLDTKVKAKMGGLKTKKVGIRVTCDQIKGSVPKGKSPTVAVTSGSKCKVDLRIKIWKWTF is encoded by the coding sequence ATGTCGGATAGAGTCTTCCCTTCTTCCAAACCTGCCGCCAATGGCGCCGCCGTCGCCAACGGTGCTAATCCTCCACCACCGCCTGCCAAATCGCATCTTTATAACCCCACTGCTCGCGCTCCTTACCGACCTCAGCCGCATAACCGCCGTCGCCATTCCCGCAGTGGTCGTAGCatttgctgctgctgctgcttttGGTCGGTTCTCATCCTCCTATTGCTCCTCCTCGTTGCTGCAATTGCCGGTACTGCTGTTTACATCTTGTACCGCCCTCACCGGCCGCAGTTCTCCATTCCTTCCCTCCGCATTCACCGCCTCAATCTTACTACCTCCGCCGATTCCTCCTCCTCTCATCTATCTACTCTTGTTAATTTCACTGTAATCTCCAAAAACCCTAACTCTCATCTCACTTTCTTCTATGATTCCTTCACTATGTCTTCCTACTCCAATGGTGTGTTCCTCGGGAACGGGACATTGCCTGCGCacagtttgaggaagaagaatCAGACGAGTTTTAGAAATGTTGTTGTTTCGGGGTCGAATGATCTGGATGCAGAGTCTGTTAATTCATTGAGATCGgatctgaagaagaagaagagtggTGCGGCGGTTACATTGAAGATTCAGCTGGACACTAAAGTGAAAGCGAAGATGGGCGGATTGAAGACGAAGAAAGTGGGAATCAGAGTTACTTGTGACCAAATTAAAGGAAGTGTACCGAAAGGTAAGTCGCCGACGGTGGCCGTGACTAGTGGTTCCAAATGTAAGGTTGATCTGAGAATCAAGATCTGGAAATGGACTTTCTGA